From a single Nicotiana tomentosiformis chromosome 2, ASM39032v3, whole genome shotgun sequence genomic region:
- the LOC138904972 gene encoding uncharacterized protein, whose translation MLRASIIEFEGSWDKHLALIEFAYNSSYQSSLYGRKCRTPLCWNEVGERKLVGPEIVQQTEDKVKIIKDRLNIASDRQKSYANLKRREIEYKVGDKVFLKVFPWKKIMRFGQKGKLSPRFIRHYEVLERVDPVAYKLALPLELDKIHNVFHVSMLRRYRSDPSHVLPIESIEVNPDLTYGEEPIQILAHELKDLRNKSIPLVKVL comes from the coding sequence atgcttcgagcCAGCATTATTGAGTTTGAGGGTAGTTGGGACAAACACTTAGCCCtgatagaatttgcttacaatagtaGCTACCAATCAAGTCTATATGGGAGAAAATGTAGAACGCCTCTTTGTTGGAACGAGGTTGGTGAAAGAAAATTGGTGGGTCCTGAGATTGTGCAACAAACTGAAGATAAGGTAAAAATCATCAAGGATCGCTTAAACATTGCCTCAGACAGACAAAAGTCCTATGCTAATCTTAAGAGGCGTGAAATTGAGTATAAAGTGGGCGATaaggtatttttaaaagtttttccATGGAAGAAGATTATGAGATTTGGCCAAAAAGGTAAACTTAGTCCACGATTTATTAGACATTATGAAGTGCTTGAGAGAGTTGACCCAGTTGCTTATAAACTAGCTCTTCCACTAGAGTTAGATAAGATCCACAATgtcttccatgtttctatgcttagaAGATACCGCTCAGATCCATCTCATGTTCTTCCTATTGAATCTATTGAGGTCAATCCTGATTTGACATATGGAGAAGAACCAATCCAAATCTTAGCGCATGAGTTAAAAGATCTTAGAAACAAGAGCATCCCCTTAGTGAAAGTTCTTTGA
- the LOC138904973 gene encoding uncharacterized protein → MSIAEYQQKFLMLSRYAGGIIDGERDKCRRFEEGLNGYIRKSVAILQLEDFSKLIPAALTWERINKEEASRRENRFRKGNSDYGGPSKKGKFDYSKTESAQKSSYHKQNKPNFSTASTPSYVQGKTYTPTCAQCGKNHYGACRKASSACFNCGSLDHKVKDFPNPNPLSYTHTEGSVQKPVTTHSQANSGARPRNVQAAGSGGANQLYALVDCRLKQVTFRTPAYSHIVVQEERSLASNIISAVLARKMICQGCDAYLSHIVDTELGSPSLKDIPTVCDFPDVFPDALPGLPPERKIEFPIELVPGTTSISINPYRMSPAELKELKAQLQELLEKGFIHPSISP, encoded by the exons ATGTCTATTGCAGAGTATCAACAAAAATTTCTCATGCTTTCTCGCTATGCTGGAGGTATTATTGATGGTGAAAGAGACAAGTGCAGAAGATTTGAAGAAGGTTTGAATGGTTACATTCGAAAGTCTGTGGCAATCTTGCAACTTGAGGATTTTTCCAAGCTAATTCcagctgctcttacttgggaaagAATTAACAAAGAAGAAGCTAGTAGGAGAGAAAACAGGTTTAGGAAGGGTAATTCAGATTATGGCGGTCCATCCAAGAAGGGAAAATTTGACTATTCCAAGACTGAAAGTGCACAGAAGTCATCATATCATAAGCAGAATAAGCCAAATTTCTCTACTGCTAGTACTCCAAGTTATGTCCAAGGCAAAACCTATACACCTACTTGTGCACAATGCGGAAAGAATCACTATGGTGCCTGTAGAAAAGCGTCTAGTGCTTGTTTTAATTGTGGAAGTCTGGATCATAAAGTGAAGGATTTTCCTAATCCTAATCCTCTTTCTTATACACATACAGAGGGCTCAGTTCAAAAGCCTGTCACTACCCATTCTCAAGCTAATAGCGGTGCAAGACCTAGAAATGTACAAGCAGCGGGTTCGGGTGGAGCTAATCAG CTATATGCATTGGTTGATTGTAGGTTGAAGCAAGTGACTTTTAGAACTCCTGCATATTCACACATAGTAGTTCAAGAAGAGAGATCATTGGCATCTAATATTATTTCTGCGGTCTTGGCAAGGAAGATGATTTGTCAAGGTTGCGATGCCTATCTTTCTCATATAGTCGATACAGAATTGGGGAGTCCAAGTCTTAAGGACATACCCACCGTGTGCgactttcctgatgtatttcctgaTGCTCTTCCTGGGTTGCCTCCAGAAAGGAAGATTGAATTTCCTATAGAGCTTGTCCCTGGAACTACTTCTATTTCTATCAATCCTTATAGAATGTCTCCAGCTGAATTAAAAGAGTTGAAGGCTCAATTGCAAGAACTTCTTGAGAAAGGTTTTATCCATCCCAGTATTTCGCCTTAG